CAGAATAAGCTTTCGACCAAAGCCGTCCGCCAGCCAACCCGCCAAAGGCGCGAATATGGCAATGGCTAATGCCGGGCCGGTGATCGCCAGCGGTGCAAGCACCTCGACGCGAGGTTCGCTGGCCGCAAACTCCGCGATCAGTTTCGGTATGATGGGCGCCACCATGACGGATCCCATGATGGTCAGGCTGCTACCCAGCACCAACACCGCCCCTTGAGACCGCCCCGCTTCCCGGGTTAAAGGTATATTGCTCATTAGAACCCCCTCAGAAACTGAATGACGTTGTTAAAGCAATGTTGTAGCCCTCGGTACGGTTCTGGGCACCAAACTCCTTATAAGCATGGAGTTTGATCGGCGGAATCGACGACCCTGGGTCAAAGAAGCCAATGGCAGGTCCAGCAGCAAAGACCGAAGCACGATTACCGCCTTCCAATCCTGGGGCATCATCATCGGTAATTTGCTGGTAGTGATAGCCACCGACACCGACTGTCCACGGACCAACACGCTTGCCAACCGCGAACTCATGGCGATACTCAGTACCACTCCGATAGTCGGTATCTTTATTACGCGTATTAAAGTCAAGCTGGAAAGAAGAAGAGACCTCATACCCCTGTTCGCTGACATAGGTAAACGCCGCTTGAGGCGTAAATGCCCAGCGATTTAATCCGGGAGAGACGAGACGCTCTGAGTCGTAGTCTCCTGTAGGCGTCTGAATCTGGAGTTGGGCAAAGATCGACAGGTTAGGGCTTGGTGTCCACTGCAGTAACATTGGTAAAATCTGGATATCCGCCAGTTCAAAGACATCTGCTTCGTCACTGAACAGCGTCATTCCGCCACGCTCTACCTGCAGATCGGCGTCCATTTTGAAAAAAGGGGCGACTGCCCCAAAGCCGTACCGAGCGCCTAGCACTTTTTGATCCGTCATATAGATATAGGCAAGCGAGAGCGAAAGGACATCTAACGAGAAATCATTACCCGTATCATTTCCATCGTTATCCTTTTGGGCATCCGTTGAGTAATACGCCGTTCTAAAACCCAGGGTTCCATTGTCGGTTGTGGGTGGTAGGTAGCCTGCGCCAAAATCAAGCAATCCCATTGCGGTCGTCGGCGAGCCATTCTCGGTTGCCAGGGAAGCCGCTGAATAGCCGAAGGTTAGTGTCAATAAAATGCGGGTTAGCATTGTTTTTCTTGGAGTCATGATATTGCCTCTATGTCTCTGAATGAGCCATTTCAGCTTATGACGACCCCAACAAGGGCGTTATCCGAGATTGGCAAACTTGCTTTTTGTTCTGCTGCGCGTATCCGAGGGGCGTTCCCCAAATAGGTTGCGGTACTCCGAGGTAAAGTGGCCCAAATGCCAGAACCCCCACTCTGCGGCAATATCCTGGATCTGCTTCTCTTCACCCCAAGTGCATAACGTTTTATGAACAGCATTGAGCCGGAGAATACGTAGGAACGACACTGGGCTAATGCCAAGTACATCCTGAAAACAGTATTGAAGCTTTCTTCGACTGGCCCCTACATGGTTGCATAAGTCCATGATGGAGAAGGGAGTGTCGCTATGCTCAATCGCGTAAATTCGAGCGCGATCAACCATCTGCTTTTTTCGTGTCGATGAAATGGGAGGCAAACAAGCCGTTTCACACGCATCCAGAAGGTGCAACAACAGTAAATCCTGAGCATTTTTCTTGTGTACCGGTTTTACGAGTTTTCCCTGCTTACTTAACAAGAAGATTCGCTCAGTGGCCTGGGCTATCACTTTCTGGCCTTGCGGATTATCGAAGGGGAAGAAATAGGGAGAACAGCCTGGCTCAAATGCCAAATTTTGCTTAACTATATACTCAATTAGCAAATCCTTTTGCACACTTAAGTTAAACACTCTCAACCCCGCAGGTGTTCTTAATTCAGGTAAATTCTGGGAATCGGAGACAAGAAGCCCGGGGGATGTAAAAACATTGCCGAGACAAACCAGGTCGGATGGGCTTTGATTAGTTGAAACACTAAAACAAATTGAGTTTTTAAAGGCTTCTCCACTTTTAATCATCGCCTGATTGGTTTTATCTTCGATAATTTGAATATTAGGTAGCTGTAATTGACACACTTGCCCTAAAAACTTACCGGCCGACACCTGTTCATAATTGAGCGTCCACCCGCTGGGCGTCTGTGCATGCTCAATTATATCGTGGGTTTGGCACTCGAAGAACGCGCCACTGGTTGCAGGTTCTTGGATAAGCAATTGCTCAACGCTCATCATGACTCTCCTTGACCGTAAGGTTATTGTAAGTTTTTTTAGTCAAGCAACTTACGCGCCATATTAACGGATTAGCTTTATATAATAAGAATATTTAACGCACATTCATCTTAGATATAAAGTATTTAAGCCGTAGATTCTTGTTGATACTTGCCAGCATTTTTGCTCTAGAGTGCTGTATGCAGAGCTCAGGATGCATGGCTCACTCCAGGACAATGACTCCACAACTTCCCGCAGATGTTGTGTGCACCTTAATTGCGCATTCCAAACCCAATTAGCAGGAACTCCCACTGCTTGCCTCGAACGGCTCAGGTTCCGAAACCCCGCTTGATGCACTTCCAGAATAATCGCAACCTTAAAGCTGAAGTACAGATCACTGGTAAGGTTTATGGTATGTCGATAATCACATCTATTACTTTATAACATCTTTATTTTCAAACAACTACACGAAATACAAGGTGTGTAAAGACGTAACATTACTTTCTTACCAATGAGTCACCAATTGCTTTTTTAGGTAAAGGCAATACCAAGACTCAAGTCATAAACCGCATTAAATATGCATGAAAAATAATGTAGAAAGTTCCGTATTCTCCTGTTACTCAGATCTACTTTTTTACAACTACAGGCTACCTGAATCAAGTTTTTGGCACGCTAAGACAAGAAACAAATATAGGCAAATGAGAAAAAGGACAAAATCGATTTTTATAAATAAAACGATAAAACCCGTTCTCATATATTTAAAACTTAAAAATCAACATATTAGGAGGCCTTATGTTCGGGGATTCACTTTACTATCCTAACTCGTCACGCCGCATGGTAAGCATGAGCAATCAAGGGATGGTTGCAACGTCTCAGCCCATAGCGGCTCAAGTTGGGCTGGAAATCCTTAAAAACGGCGGAAATGCCGTTGATGCAGCTATCGCGACAGCCGCAGCTCTTACCGTTGTTGAACCTACATCAAATGGTATCGGCGGAGATGCATTCGCCATCGTTTGGATAGATGGTGAAATGCATGGCTTAAACGCTAGCGGCAAGTCACCAGCGTCAATTTCAATTGATGCTGTTAAAGCACTGGGCCATAAGGAAATGCCCTTGCATGGTATGGTTCCCATTACGGTTCCGGGGGCTCCTGCCGCCTGGATTGGACTATCAAAACGGTTTGGAAACCTTCCGTTTAAAGAGTTGTTAACGCCTGCCATTGAAATAGCCCGTCGCGGCTTTCCCGTGTCTCCCACCGTTCATCAACTGTGGGAAGAAGCCTATGACGAGTACAAGGTTTACCAAGACCCAATATTTGACGCTTGGTATGCAACCTTTGCTCCCAATGGAAAAGCCCCATGTCCCGGTGAAGTTTGGAAGTCGGAAGATCATGCAAACACTCTCACCTTGATCGCAGAGACAGAGGCAAAGGCTTTTTACCAAGGGGAACTGGCAAACGAGATAGAAACTTTTTGTCAAAACAGTGGAGGGTTCCTAAGAAAAGATGACCTCATGAAAATGACCCCTGAGTGGGTAAGCCCTATATCTACCCGCTTTCGTGGTTACGACATTTGGGAGATCCCTCCCAATGGTAGTGGCATCATCGCTCTACAAGCACTAGCCATGTTAGATAGCCTGTCTGAGAAAGTCTCAGGTGATCCTGTAGAGACTTTGCATCAGCGTATAGAAGCCACAAAACTTGCATATTCTGACGGCTTAAAGTTCGTCACTGAACACTCAGCAATGGGAGTAAGCGTAGAGGATTTACTCTTACCGAGTTACTTAGAAAAAAGAAAAGAGTTGATTAGCCAGGAAGCAATTGACCCAGTCAATGGTAACCCCATCACAGGTGGCACGGTTTACTTAGCCACAGCAGATAAAGATGGCAACATGGTGTCGTTCATTCAAAGTAATTTTAAAAACTTCGGTTCCGGAGTGGTGGTACCAGGGACAGGCATCAGCCTGCAAAACAGAGGGTGGTCATTTTCGCTAGACTCCAATCACTATAACTCACTACAACCTGGCAAGAGAACTTATCACACTATTATACCTGGATTTATAACTAAAGCGGGAAAGGCTATCGGCCCATTTGGCGTCATGGGTGGTTTTATGCAGCCCCAAGGCCATGTTCAATTATTAGCAGGTATGTTTGTAGATGGTTTAAACCCCCAAGCTGCGCTAGATACTCCTCGATGGAA
This Vreelandella neptunia DNA region includes the following protein-coding sequences:
- a CDS encoding gamma-glutamyltransferase family protein, whose translation is MFGDSLYYPNSSRRMVSMSNQGMVATSQPIAAQVGLEILKNGGNAVDAAIATAAALTVVEPTSNGIGGDAFAIVWIDGEMHGLNASGKSPASISIDAVKALGHKEMPLHGMVPITVPGAPAAWIGLSKRFGNLPFKELLTPAIEIARRGFPVSPTVHQLWEEAYDEYKVYQDPIFDAWYATFAPNGKAPCPGEVWKSEDHANTLTLIAETEAKAFYQGELANEIETFCQNSGGFLRKDDLMKMTPEWVSPISTRFRGYDIWEIPPNGSGIIALQALAMLDSLSEKVSGDPVETLHQRIEATKLAYSDGLKFVTEHSAMGVSVEDLLLPSYLEKRKELISQEAIDPVNGNPITGGTVYLATADKDGNMVSFIQSNFKNFGSGVVVPGTGISLQNRGWSFSLDSNHYNSLQPGKRTYHTIIPGFITKAGKAIGPFGVMGGFMQPQGHVQLLAGMFVDGLNPQAALDTPRWKWVKGKTIEVEPHFPDHLAQALSRRGHHIIKSTDSITFGRGQVILRDPNTGVLYGGTEPRTDSSLAVW
- a CDS encoding SphA family protein, which encodes MLTRILLTLTFGYSAASLATENGSPTTAMGLLDFGAGYLPPTTDNGTLGFRTAYYSTDAQKDNDGNDTGNDFSLDVLSLSLAYIYMTDQKVLGARYGFGAVAPFFKMDADLQVERGGMTLFSDEADVFELADIQILPMLLQWTPSPNLSIFAQLQIQTPTGDYDSERLVSPGLNRWAFTPQAAFTYVSEQGYEVSSSFQLDFNTRNKDTDYRSGTEYRHEFAVGKRVGPWTVGVGGYHYQQITDDDAPGLEGGNRASVFAAGPAIGFFDPGSSIPPIKLHAYKEFGAQNRTEGYNIALTTSFSF
- a CDS encoding helix-turn-helix domain-containing protein, with protein sequence MMSVEQLLIQEPATSGAFFECQTHDIIEHAQTPSGWTLNYEQVSAGKFLGQVCQLQLPNIQIIEDKTNQAMIKSGEAFKNSICFSVSTNQSPSDLVCLGNVFTSPGLLVSDSQNLPELRTPAGLRVFNLSVQKDLLIEYIVKQNLAFEPGCSPYFFPFDNPQGQKVIAQATERIFLLSKQGKLVKPVHKKNAQDLLLLHLLDACETACLPPISSTRKKQMVDRARIYAIEHSDTPFSIMDLCNHVGASRRKLQYCFQDVLGISPVSFLRILRLNAVHKTLCTWGEEKQIQDIAAEWGFWHLGHFTSEYRNLFGERPSDTRSRTKSKFANLG